A genome region from Natronobeatus ordinarius includes the following:
- a CDS encoding CocE/NonD family hydrolase, whose amino-acid sequence MTADPAYAVHAELNVMVEMRDGVRLATDVYRPADPDTGEPIDEPKPALLDRTPYDRTGGRLRHGEWYASRGYVIAIQDVRGRFGSEGEFYIHANEAEDGADTVEWLAEQPYCDGQVATLGTSYGAWVQNALATQDPDGLAGMFVNMGAANGRKKTFRHNGAFEQRWLSWAFTLGAGFAHESLADPDVQQHFADVDVREVFADGPIQRGETALAELPGYEEWAFDIMETGSASDELWQNPGLNFERYYDESADVPTVYAGGLYDSYTGATCDNFRGLGDRKESDHYLLLGPWTHLARLPGGHDHSEALLFPPLTWEHPTAGDLAFGEDAVRKYRETRLAFFDHYLKGEDTWDRPRVEYFLMGTGDGHRTDDGRLFHGGEWRSAEAWPPEGTEMTSFYAHGDGTLSREEPEADDDATSFEFDPSDPVPTIGGNTSSYLTYEPRDEPVGAYPLGDRNIIDFAGRGGYDQRTDEDTYGASPPYGPLADRDDVLVFRTPPLEEPVEIAGPIRVRVYGSTDGEDTDFTAKLIDEYPQSEESPDGYALNLSDSICRGRYRGYRDEPDLLESGEVYEFYMEPYDTANHFKAGHRIRLDISSSNWPRFDVNPNTGGPLYGDDEFRVATNTVHHDATHPTHVELPIQPR is encoded by the coding sequence TCCACGCGGAGTTGAACGTGATGGTGGAGATGCGAGACGGCGTTCGACTCGCGACGGACGTCTACCGACCCGCGGACCCGGATACCGGCGAACCGATCGACGAACCGAAACCCGCGCTCCTCGATCGGACGCCGTACGATCGGACTGGCGGCCGCCTCCGTCACGGCGAGTGGTACGCCTCCCGCGGTTACGTCATCGCCATCCAGGACGTCCGCGGACGGTTCGGCAGCGAGGGCGAGTTCTACATCCACGCCAACGAGGCCGAAGACGGCGCGGACACCGTCGAGTGGCTCGCCGAGCAGCCCTACTGCGACGGCCAGGTCGCGACGCTCGGGACGTCCTACGGCGCCTGGGTGCAGAACGCGCTGGCGACGCAGGATCCCGACGGCCTCGCCGGCATGTTCGTCAACATGGGAGCCGCGAACGGCCGGAAGAAGACGTTCCGGCACAACGGCGCCTTCGAGCAGCGGTGGCTCTCCTGGGCGTTCACCCTCGGGGCGGGCTTCGCCCACGAGTCGCTCGCTGACCCCGACGTCCAGCAGCACTTCGCCGACGTCGACGTCCGCGAGGTGTTCGCCGACGGCCCCATACAGCGCGGGGAGACTGCCCTCGCCGAACTCCCCGGCTACGAGGAGTGGGCGTTCGACATCATGGAGACCGGGAGCGCGAGCGACGAACTCTGGCAGAATCCGGGGCTCAACTTCGAACGCTACTACGACGAGTCGGCGGACGTCCCCACCGTGTACGCTGGTGGGCTCTACGACTCGTACACCGGCGCGACCTGCGACAACTTCCGGGGGCTGGGAGATCGCAAGGAGTCTGACCACTACCTCCTGCTGGGGCCGTGGACCCACCTCGCGCGGCTGCCCGGCGGCCACGACCACAGCGAGGCCTTGCTGTTCCCGCCGCTGACCTGGGAGCACCCCACGGCCGGCGACCTCGCGTTCGGCGAGGACGCTGTCAGAAAGTACCGCGAGACGCGCCTGGCCTTCTTCGATCACTACCTGAAAGGAGAAGACACCTGGGACCGCCCGCGCGTGGAGTACTTCCTGATGGGGACCGGCGACGGCCACCGGACCGACGACGGCCGGCTGTTCCACGGCGGCGAGTGGCGCAGCGCCGAGGCGTGGCCACCCGAGGGGACCGAGATGACGTCGTTCTACGCTCACGGCGACGGCACGCTCTCGCGCGAGGAACCCGAAGCCGACGACGACGCGACCAGCTTCGAGTTCGACCCCAGCGATCCGGTGCCGACGATCGGCGGGAACACCTCCTCGTACCTGACCTACGAGCCCCGCGACGAGCCCGTCGGTGCCTACCCGCTCGGCGATCGGAACATCATCGACTTCGCCGGCCGCGGCGGCTACGACCAGCGCACCGACGAGGACACCTACGGCGCCTCGCCGCCGTACGGCCCACTCGCCGATCGGGACGACGTGCTCGTCTTCCGGACGCCGCCGCTCGAGGAACCCGTCGAGATCGCCGGCCCGATTCGGGTGCGCGTCTACGGCTCGACCGACGGCGAGGACACCGACTTCACGGCGAAGCTGATCGACGAGTACCCACAGAGCGAGGAGTCCCCCGACGGCTACGCGCTGAACCTCTCGGACTCGATCTGCCGGGGCCGTTACCGGGGCTACCGCGACGAACCCGACCTGCTCGAGTCCGGGGAGGTCTACGAGTTCTACATGGAGCCCTACGACACCGCGAACCACTTCAAGGCGGGCCACCGCATCCGCCTCGACATCTCCTCGTCGAACTGGCCGCGCTTCGACGTCAACCCGAACACCGGCGGTCCGCTGTACGGCGACGACGAGTTCCGGGTGGCGACCAACACCGTCCACCACGACGCGACGCACCCGACGCACGTCGAACTGCCGATCCAGCCGCGCTGA
- a CDS encoding alcohol dehydrogenase catalytic domain-containing protein, giving the protein MSQERERFDMEACVLEEWGGQLTVETVPDPEPGPEEVRVDVRACGVTRTIENAIQGGLADDPALTPRIPGHEFAGVVDAVGENVEGIRPGDRVMTYFYLTCGECDACRRGETNQCTNFGGWYGVHCDGAYAERAVVPASNVLPLPDGTSFAAGVIATDGLATPLHVCRRASVTDADTVLVIGAAGRIGIHLSQLAALRGAQVLAADVDDERLEFVDSVTGSAVEPIDARGDGFADRLREATPHGDGPTVVVDTVGDLETLRAAWEALGMGGRVVSLTTHHDRAFAPLLKEFVVKEATLLGSRHATKDEVVRAARLLGDGRIEPIVTDRVGLADVPAVHERIRSGETFGTIVLEP; this is encoded by the coding sequence TTGAGTCAGGAGCGAGAACGGTTCGACATGGAAGCCTGTGTACTCGAAGAGTGGGGCGGCCAGCTGACAGTCGAGACGGTTCCGGACCCCGAACCGGGGCCGGAGGAGGTCCGCGTCGACGTCCGCGCCTGCGGGGTAACGCGGACGATCGAGAACGCGATCCAGGGCGGTCTCGCGGACGACCCTGCGCTCACACCGCGCATCCCTGGCCACGAGTTTGCCGGGGTCGTCGATGCGGTCGGCGAGAACGTGGAGGGGATTCGTCCGGGCGACCGGGTGATGACGTACTTCTACCTGACCTGTGGCGAGTGTGACGCCTGTCGGCGTGGGGAGACGAACCAGTGTACGAACTTCGGCGGCTGGTACGGCGTCCACTGCGACGGTGCGTACGCCGAGCGGGCCGTGGTCCCGGCGTCGAACGTCCTTCCCCTGCCGGACGGGACGAGTTTCGCCGCGGGCGTCATCGCCACCGACGGGCTCGCGACGCCGCTGCACGTCTGCCGGCGGGCCTCGGTCACCGACGCCGACACAGTCCTCGTGATCGGTGCCGCCGGCCGGATCGGCATCCACCTCTCTCAGCTCGCCGCCCTCCGAGGGGCACAGGTCCTGGCTGCCGACGTCGACGACGAGCGCCTCGAGTTCGTCGACTCGGTGACGGGAAGCGCCGTCGAGCCGATCGACGCCCGTGGCGACGGGTTCGCCGACCGGCTGCGGGAGGCGACGCCCCACGGCGACGGGCCGACCGTCGTCGTCGACACCGTCGGCGACCTCGAGACGCTCCGGGCCGCCTGGGAGGCGCTGGGAATGGGTGGTCGCGTGGTCTCGCTGACCACTCACCACGACCGGGCGTTCGCCCCGCTGTTGAAGGAGTTCGTCGTCAAAGAGGCGACGCTGCTCGGCTCGCGACACGCGACGAAAGACGAGGTCGTCCGGGCCGCCCGACTGCTCGGCGACGGTCGAATCGAGCCGATCGTCACCGACCGCGTCGGCCTCGCGGACGTCCCGGCCGTCCACGAGCGGATTCGCTCGGGAGAGACGTTCGGAACGATCGTCCTCGAGCCGTAA
- a CDS encoding FAD binding domain-containing protein produces the protein MKPAPFTYHRPETAQEAVELLAELEDAELLAGNQSLGIVMANRLATPDHLVDLGGVDELVGIDVTDDAVELGAMTTHRTIERSERLATTLPMLPAAAEQIAGPSVRNQGTIGGSIGEADPAGNYPAALLALEGTLTLRSVEGIRTVPVSDYFIAYMFTDLREGELIERVSVPTEPFPTDRTGMTFLELKRASQTFPTVSAATAVRVDDPSADEPVVEDARIALANASDVPLRVEDAESTVEGEPLSSELLTEVAATVTDAVDPEGEMHADREYKEEVAGEYAKRSLETSYERATTDQC, from the coding sequence ATGAAACCAGCACCGTTTACCTACCACCGACCGGAGACCGCCCAGGAGGCCGTCGAGCTGCTCGCAGAACTCGAGGACGCCGAACTCCTCGCGGGCAATCAGTCACTCGGCATCGTGATGGCGAACCGGCTCGCGACGCCCGATCACCTCGTGGACCTCGGGGGCGTCGACGAACTCGTCGGCATCGACGTGACCGACGACGCGGTCGAACTCGGCGCGATGACGACCCACCGGACCATCGAGCGCTCCGAGCGGCTCGCGACGACCCTGCCAATGCTTCCAGCGGCCGCCGAACAGATCGCCGGCCCGTCGGTCCGCAACCAGGGGACGATCGGGGGCAGCATCGGCGAGGCCGACCCGGCGGGGAACTACCCGGCGGCGCTGCTGGCGCTCGAGGGAACGCTGACGCTGCGCTCTGTCGAGGGAATCCGGACGGTTCCCGTGAGCGACTACTTCATCGCGTACATGTTCACGGACCTGCGCGAGGGCGAACTCATCGAACGCGTTTCGGTCCCGACGGAACCGTTCCCGACCGATCGGACCGGCATGACGTTCCTCGAGCTCAAGCGCGCCTCCCAGACGTTTCCGACGGTCAGCGCGGCGACGGCCGTTCGCGTCGACGATCCGTCCGCCGACGAGCCAGTCGTCGAGGACGCCCGGATCGCGCTCGCGAACGCCTCGGACGTTCCGTTGCGAGTCGAGGACGCAGAGTCGACCGTCGAGGGCGAACCGCTCTCGAGCGAACTGCTTACCGAGGTCGCGGCGACCGTCACGGACGCAGTCGATCCCGAAGGGGAGATGCACGCAGACCGCGAGTACAAAGAGGAAGTGGCCGGCGAGTACGCCAAGCGCTCGCTCGAAACGTCCTACGAACGCGCAACTACCGACCAATGTTAG
- a CDS encoding cyclase family protein: MLDGYEMYDLTQPWSQDTPAWPTYDNPKVWYEKSLDTEKVNGQKIEFMNHTGTHLDGEKHFVASGRDIEQVGLDELVGDGVVADISDHVGDYDVYTSEMIEEVCDVRKGDILFIHTGFQEYAWHTENADPHRYFCKHPGPNAEFAEWCKEMEINYLILDCGSADHPMNTVIRDVRPELAEEAADHLGVNDLDEIFPPEGYQLMHTELFPEGIIHVENAQVPEELLNERVQIGTFPWRFRGGESSVCRCVAFE, from the coding sequence ATGCTCGACGGCTACGAGATGTACGATCTGACACAGCCGTGGTCACAGGACACACCGGCGTGGCCGACGTACGACAACCCGAAAGTCTGGTACGAGAAGAGCCTCGACACGGAGAAGGTCAACGGCCAGAAGATCGAGTTCATGAACCACACCGGCACGCACCTCGATGGCGAGAAACACTTCGTCGCCAGCGGCCGGGACATCGAACAGGTCGGTCTGGACGAACTGGTCGGCGACGGCGTCGTCGCGGACATCTCCGATCACGTCGGCGACTACGACGTCTACACGAGTGAGATGATCGAGGAGGTCTGTGACGTCCGCAAGGGAGACATCCTCTTCATCCACACGGGCTTCCAGGAGTACGCCTGGCACACGGAGAACGCAGATCCCCACCGCTACTTCTGCAAGCATCCCGGCCCGAACGCGGAGTTCGCCGAGTGGTGCAAGGAGATGGAGATCAACTACCTCATCCTCGACTGTGGCAGCGCGGACCACCCGATGAACACGGTCATCCGTGACGTCCGTCCCGAACTCGCCGAGGAAGCCGCGGACCACCTCGGCGTCAACGACTTAGACGAGATCTTCCCCCCGGAAGGCTACCAGCTCATGCACACCGAGCTCTTCCCGGAGGGCATCATCCACGTCGAGAACGCGCAGGTCCCCGAGGAGCTGCTGAACGAGCGCGTCCAGATCGGGACCTTCCCGTGGCGCTTCCGCGGCGGCGAATCGAGCGTCTGTCGCTGCGTCGCGTTCGAGTAA
- a CDS encoding MFS transporter, with translation MAGTTSTTREPTAIPWLAVGSVGVGLFGLGLAVGGYGAYVSLLIARGVSPDAAGFGMSLFLLGQLLAVVPADRLTRTRSVERVAGLGLVLAGVGIAIGAVPALEPTYVSRFVLGLGQGAAFVAGMKYVGQRTSGADTATAQGMLGALFTLGLAIGLAAAPVAVSTLGPAIPAGLSSAVAVVGGALTVRLAPVSASARPPLRTYLEPFTTAGGLALGLGNMATFGFLMVAATWYAELLEGAAMPATAVLVGFALATVLGRGLGGWLSRGYGERATVAGTLLGLSIVLGGLAAAISVDSAIGIGLALVATGFGFGIPFGPLFSLAFSELADDPGVTLSGMLLVGNGGALAYPWLVGWLLAATAGYAAGFAAMAATVAAIWLLWLLAIGR, from the coding sequence ATGGCTGGTACGACGTCGACGACTCGAGAACCGACGGCGATTCCGTGGCTGGCGGTGGGGTCCGTCGGCGTCGGCCTGTTCGGGCTCGGGCTGGCCGTCGGCGGCTACGGCGCGTACGTCTCGTTGCTCATCGCTCGCGGCGTCTCCCCCGACGCCGCGGGCTTTGGCATGTCGCTGTTCTTGCTCGGTCAGTTGCTCGCGGTCGTCCCGGCGGATCGACTGACGCGCACGCGGTCGGTCGAACGGGTCGCCGGCCTCGGACTCGTCCTCGCCGGCGTCGGCATCGCCATCGGCGCCGTCCCGGCGCTCGAGCCCACCTACGTCTCCCGGTTCGTGCTCGGCCTCGGACAGGGAGCAGCGTTCGTGGCGGGGATGAAGTACGTCGGCCAGCGAACGAGCGGGGCCGATACCGCGACTGCACAGGGGATGCTCGGGGCGCTTTTTACCCTCGGACTCGCGATCGGCCTGGCGGCCGCGCCGGTCGCGGTCTCGACGCTCGGACCCGCGATTCCGGCGGGGCTCTCGAGCGCCGTCGCCGTCGTCGGTGGTGCGCTGACGGTCCGGCTGGCGCCGGTCTCGGCGAGTGCGAGGCCGCCACTCCGAACCTACCTCGAGCCCTTTACCACCGCAGGCGGCCTCGCGCTCGGCCTCGGAAACATGGCCACCTTCGGTTTCCTGATGGTGGCCGCGACGTGGTACGCGGAGCTACTCGAGGGCGCGGCGATGCCGGCGACGGCCGTGCTCGTCGGGTTCGCGCTGGCGACCGTTCTCGGTCGCGGACTGGGTGGCTGGCTCTCGCGGGGCTACGGCGAACGGGCGACCGTGGCGGGGACGCTCCTCGGGCTGTCGATCGTCCTCGGTGGGCTCGCAGCGGCGATTTCGGTCGACTCCGCGATCGGCATCGGACTCGCCCTCGTCGCGACGGGTTTCGGGTTCGGCATTCCGTTCGGCCCGCTGTTCAGCCTCGCCTTCTCCGAACTCGCCGACGACCCGGGCGTGACGCTCTCGGGGATGTTGCTCGTCGGCAACGGCGGCGCGCTCGCTTACCCGTGGCTCGTCGGGTGGCTGCTGGCGGCGACGGCCGGGTACGCCGCCGGTTTCGCGGCAATGGCGGCCACCGTCGCGGCGATCTGGCTGCTCTGGCTGCTGGCGATCGGTCGGTGA
- a CDS encoding universal stress protein, which produces MPEQILVPVDGSERSTEALTYAIESFPDATITALHVLEYGLGDLGTFSGMTGDLPDDEAAEAQASEVLEEAKRLGDEHGVDVRGERGQGRPERVITKYVEDDGYDLIVIGSHGRDGVARVLLGSVAEKVVRRSPVPTLVVR; this is translated from the coding sequence ATGCCAGAGCAAATCTTGGTACCGGTTGACGGTTCGGAGCGGTCGACTGAGGCGCTGACCTACGCGATCGAGAGCTTCCCAGACGCCACGATCACCGCGTTACACGTCCTCGAGTACGGGCTGGGCGACCTCGGGACGTTTTCCGGCATGACGGGCGACCTCCCGGACGACGAGGCAGCCGAAGCGCAGGCGAGTGAGGTACTCGAGGAGGCGAAGCGACTCGGTGACGAACACGGCGTCGACGTCAGGGGAGAGCGCGGCCAGGGTCGGCCCGAGCGGGTGATCACCAAGTACGTCGAGGACGACGGCTACGACCTGATCGTCATCGGGAGCCACGGGCGCGACGGCGTCGCCCGCGTGCTCCTCGGGAGCGTCGCGGAGAAGGTCGTCCGGCGGTCGCCCGTCCCGACGCTCGTCGTTCGGTGA
- a CDS encoding CoxG family protein, producing MLEFTGENEMEQSKEELWAYFTDTDVLASCAPGCKEMTLQSPHEIEAVMAVGVGSVKPEFDVDVVVTAAEHPERLEMTAVGHAPRNEFETTAEMVLEDNGDGTTVVWSATADVSGTIASFGGRALKSVTNRLVGKFFADMQAKADEGVEAVSELEAAPDDEPAVEDESAASESDD from the coding sequence ATGTTAGAATTTACCGGCGAAAACGAGATGGAGCAGTCGAAAGAAGAGCTGTGGGCGTACTTCACGGACACCGACGTGCTGGCGTCGTGCGCCCCGGGGTGTAAGGAGATGACGCTGCAATCACCCCACGAGATCGAGGCCGTGATGGCCGTCGGCGTCGGCAGCGTCAAACCCGAGTTCGACGTCGACGTCGTCGTCACCGCCGCGGAGCACCCCGAACGGCTCGAGATGACGGCCGTCGGCCACGCGCCGCGAAACGAGTTCGAGACCACGGCCGAGATGGTCCTCGAGGACAACGGCGACGGCACGACGGTCGTCTGGTCGGCGACCGCCGACGTCTCCGGGACGATCGCCAGCTTCGGCGGCCGCGCACTCAAGAGCGTCACCAACCGCCTCGTCGGAAAATTCTTCGCCGACATGCAGGCGAAAGCAGACGAGGGCGTCGAGGCCGTCTCCGAACTCGAGGCCGCCCCCGACGACGAACCCGCCGTCGAGGACGAGAGCGCCGCGTCAGAGTCGGACGACTGA
- a CDS encoding uracil-xanthine permease family protein has product MSDADSAASARADAPLIEYDIDDEPPLSEAIPLGIQHLLAMFLSTVALPLVIAGAIGLEPAETTFIVQMALLVAGIATIVQVYSIGPVGARLPIVMGTSAIFVAPLIDIGTTFGLAAIFGAVIVAAPLEIVIGYFYDDLRRFFPPLVTGTVVMLVGLTLIPVAIDYSAGGPGAPTYGNFENLALAGLVFAVAIGLNQYFDGLLSISSVLIAVVLGYLVAVPLGLLDLSGVGNAGWIAIPMPLEYGVEFHPSAILIAAFAYVVTSIETIGDVEGTTGTVGRRATTEEMRGGLYADGFMSMFAGLFNAFPNTSFSQNVGLIGFTGVASKFVVGICGVFLVVLGLIPKVAALVAAMPNPVLGGAAVVLFGMIFSIGLRIVSESVDLNRRNLTIVAVSVVLGVGVEVRPAALEQLPGDLQVLVGSGLLVGGVTALVLNAILPREGGDRQGVTQVEDTERTS; this is encoded by the coding sequence ATGAGTGATGCTGACAGTGCAGCGTCCGCCAGAGCGGATGCGCCGCTCATCGAATACGATATCGACGACGAACCACCCCTCTCCGAGGCGATTCCACTCGGGATTCAACACCTGCTGGCGATGTTCCTCTCGACGGTCGCCCTGCCGCTGGTGATCGCCGGCGCGATCGGCCTCGAGCCGGCCGAGACGACGTTCATCGTCCAGATGGCGCTGCTCGTCGCCGGTATCGCGACGATCGTACAGGTGTACTCGATCGGTCCGGTCGGTGCGCGCCTGCCGATCGTGATGGGGACGAGCGCCATCTTCGTCGCCCCGTTGATCGACATCGGGACGACGTTCGGGCTCGCCGCCATCTTCGGCGCGGTGATCGTCGCCGCGCCACTCGAGATCGTGATCGGCTACTTCTACGACGATCTCCGACGGTTCTTCCCGCCGCTGGTGACCGGAACCGTCGTGATGCTCGTCGGGCTGACGCTGATTCCTGTGGCGATCGACTACTCGGCCGGTGGCCCCGGCGCGCCGACGTACGGGAACTTCGAGAACCTCGCGCTGGCCGGACTCGTCTTCGCCGTCGCGATCGGCCTCAACCAGTACTTCGACGGGCTGTTGTCGATCTCGAGCGTATTGATCGCGGTCGTACTCGGCTACCTGGTCGCCGTTCCGCTCGGCCTGCTCGACCTCTCGGGTGTCGGCAACGCGGGCTGGATCGCGATCCCGATGCCCCTCGAGTACGGCGTCGAGTTCCACCCGAGCGCGATCCTGATCGCGGCGTTCGCCTACGTCGTCACGTCGATCGAGACGATCGGTGACGTCGAGGGGACGACCGGGACGGTCGGGCGACGGGCGACCACCGAGGAGATGCGCGGCGGCCTGTACGCCGACGGCTTCATGAGCATGTTCGCTGGACTGTTCAACGCCTTCCCGAACACCTCCTTCTCCCAGAACGTCGGGCTGATCGGCTTCACCGGCGTCGCGAGCAAGTTCGTCGTCGGCATCTGCGGCGTCTTTCTCGTCGTCCTCGGGCTGATCCCGAAAGTCGCCGCCCTCGTCGCGGCGATGCCCAATCCCGTCCTCGGCGGCGCGGCGGTCGTCCTCTTCGGCATGATCTTCTCGATCGGGCTCCGAATCGTCTCCGAATCGGTCGACCTGAACCGCCGCAACCTGACGATCGTCGCCGTCTCGGTCGTCCTCGGCGTCGGCGTCGAGGTCAGGCCCGCGGCGCTCGAGCAACTCCCCGGCGACCTGCAGGTCCTCGTCGGCTCCGGACTGCTCGTCGGTGGGGTCACCGCACTCGTCCTGAACGCGATCCTCCCACGCGAGGGCGGCGACCGACAGGGCGTCACGCAGGTCGAAGACACCGAGCGAACGTCGTAA